A single window of Caldimicrobium thiodismutans DNA harbors:
- a CDS encoding SAM hydrolase/SAM-dependent halogenase family protein produces the protein MQSNPPKVVTLLTDFGLKDHYAGVVKGRILQELYGYPYPLFIDLSHEIPPQDVKKAALLLKFSYKYFPEGTIFLCIVDPGVGTERRALLLKTEKFSFVGPDNGLFTFILRESQTSEAFEILKEKLLSFPYSATFHGRDLFAPAVALLLKSESIEDWTRVISKESLLQLDFPEPEPVSSGFRLSIWYVDHFGNLITNWEKTFTERPFRVFVNKKEVRLVKTYGDGKEGEVIALFGSEGLLEIAIPNSSAIQKLGLPEITISF, from the coding sequence TTGCAAAGTAATCCTCCTAAGGTAGTTACCCTTCTTACAGATTTTGGCTTAAAGGACCACTATGCTGGAGTGGTGAAAGGAAGGATCCTGCAAGAGCTTTACGGGTATCCTTATCCCCTGTTTATAGACCTAAGTCATGAGATTCCTCCTCAAGATGTCAAAAAGGCTGCCCTTCTTTTAAAATTTTCCTATAAATATTTTCCAGAAGGGACAATTTTTCTATGTATTGTTGACCCTGGGGTGGGAACGGAAAGAAGGGCCCTACTCCTTAAAACTGAAAAATTTTCCTTTGTAGGACCTGATAACGGGCTTTTTACCTTTATTCTCAGAGAAAGTCAAACCAGTGAGGCCTTTGAAATATTAAAGGAGAAACTTCTTTCCTTTCCCTATAGTGCAACCTTTCATGGGAGAGATCTTTTTGCACCAGCTGTTGCCCTACTTTTAAAATCAGAGAGTATTGAAGACTGGACAAGGGTTATCTCAAAAGAGAGCCTTTTACAGCTTGATTTCCCTGAACCAGAGCCTGTTTCTTCAGGATTCAGGCTTTCTATCTGGTATGTGGATCACTTTGGAAATCTCATAACCAATTGGGAAAAGACTTTTACGGAGAGGCCTTTCAGAGTTTTTGTAAATAAAAAAGAGGTAAGATTGGTTAAGACCTATGGAGATGGGAAAGAGGGAGAAGTGATAGCCCTTTTTGGCAGTGAGGGACTCCTTGAAATAGCAATCCCGAATTCTTCAGCTATACAAAAATTAGGCCTACCTGAGATTACAATAAGTTTTTAA